A region from the Thermanaeromonas toyohensis ToBE genome encodes:
- the lspA gene encoding signal peptidase II, producing the protein MPVLLLALIVFLSDQISKLLVRQWLQPNQSVPVLNNIFHLTYINNPGAAFGIFAYQTPLFIILTLAVIGIIIIAYKQFPIHNRLNLKLALALQLGGALGNLLDRIRFGYVVDFLDFRVWPVFNLADVAIVLGVGLIIWELWRKEEKGEAQ; encoded by the coding sequence ATGCCTGTACTATTACTTGCCCTAATAGTTTTTTTAAGCGATCAGATAAGCAAGTTGCTAGTACGCCAGTGGTTACAACCAAACCAAAGCGTTCCTGTGCTAAATAATATATTCCACTTGACTTACATCAACAATCCCGGGGCGGCCTTTGGTATTTTCGCTTACCAAACCCCTTTATTTATAATCTTAACCTTGGCCGTTATAGGGATAATTATTATCGCCTATAAGCAATTTCCTATTCACAACCGGCTAAACCTTAAGCTGGCTTTGGCCCTGCAACTTGGCGGGGCTTTGGGTAACCTTTTAGACCGGATCCGTTTTGGTTATGTGGTAGATTTTTTGGATTTCCGGGTATGGCCGGTGTTTAACCTGGCCGATGTAGCCATTGTCTTGGGCGTAGGGCTTATCATATGGGAGCTATGGAGAAAGGAGGAGAAAGGGGAAGCTCAATGA
- a CDS encoding RluA family pseudouridine synthase — protein MTGRFSLEVGPEEAGKRLDVWLTEKLTGVSRTRIQHLLEEGLILVDGKIAKANHKVRPGQRIWGEIPPPRSLKAQPEPLPLDIVYEDEDLIVVNKPQGMVVHPAPGNESGTLVNALLYHCGDLSGIGGALRPGIVHRLDKDTSGLLVAAKNDFAHRSLAAQIKARQVKRVYLALVYGEIKEPAGKIEAPIGRHPVDRQRMAVTFKNSRPAITHYRVLKRFPGFTFLEVHLETGRTHQIRVHMAYLGHPVVGDVLYGPKKQAFEVPGQLLHAGKLGFYHPRTGDYLEFTAPLPPAFVRVLDLLSA, from the coding sequence ATGACTGGGCGCTTTTCCCTGGAAGTCGGACCTGAGGAAGCCGGAAAGCGCCTGGACGTGTGGCTTACCGAAAAGCTTACAGGCGTATCCCGTACACGCATCCAGCACCTGCTAGAAGAAGGCCTTATACTGGTAGACGGAAAAATAGCCAAAGCTAACCACAAGGTGCGGCCGGGGCAAAGGATCTGGGGAGAGATACCACCACCCCGAAGCCTTAAAGCCCAGCCGGAACCCCTTCCCTTGGATATAGTTTACGAGGATGAAGATTTGATCGTGGTGAACAAACCCCAGGGCATGGTGGTCCATCCGGCGCCGGGCAACGAGAGCGGAACCTTGGTGAATGCCCTCCTTTATCATTGTGGGGATCTATCCGGCATAGGTGGCGCTTTACGCCCCGGTATTGTCCACCGGTTAGATAAGGATACCTCCGGGTTATTAGTGGCGGCGAAGAATGATTTTGCCCACCGTTCCCTGGCCGCCCAAATAAAGGCCCGCCAGGTAAAACGGGTGTACCTGGCCCTAGTATATGGAGAGATTAAAGAGCCGGCAGGGAAGATAGAAGCTCCCATCGGCCGCCATCCTGTGGATCGCCAAAGGATGGCGGTTACTTTTAAAAATTCGCGCCCCGCCATAACCCATTACCGCGTTCTAAAGCGCTTTCCAGGTTTTACTTTCTTGGAAGTACACTTGGAAACAGGGCGGACTCACCAGATCCGTGTGCATATGGCTTATTTGGGGCACCCGGTGGTAGGGGATGTTTTATATGGACCGAAAAAACAGGCTTTTGAAGTTCCAGGACAGCTCCTCCATGCCGGGAAGCTCGGGTTTTATCACCCCCGTACCGGGGATTACCTAGAGTTCACAGCTCCTCTTCCCCCTGCCTTTGTACGGGTACTAGATCTTTTATCCGCCTAA
- the tatA gene encoding twin-arginine translocase TatA/TatE family subunit — MKRLMAAIIIALCKIRGNLLGKKSCVIFRDRNPVEDLKRKGACYMFIFGSILSPWAWILILVLALVLFGPGKLPELGKGLGKAIRGFKEEMKGKEDQSVE, encoded by the coding sequence TTGAAGCGTTTAATGGCAGCTATTATTATAGCCCTTTGCAAGATCCGCGGCAACTTGCTAGGAAAAAAGTCTTGTGTTATCTTTCGTGATAGAAACCCTGTTGAAGATTTAAAAAGGAAAGGAGCCTGTTACATGTTCATTTTTGGTAGCATTTTGAGCCCTTGGGCCTGGATACTTATTCTCGTGCTGGCTTTGGTTTTATTCGGGCCCGGTAAATTACCCGAGCTGGGTAAGGGCCTCGGTAAAGCCATCCGCGGGTTTAAGGAAGAGATGAAGGGTAAGGAAGATCAGTCAGTAGAATAG
- a CDS encoding ABC transporter permease, translating into MRLELSHRTWKVFWRNFIVFRKTWLANIMFNFIEPLLYLGAMGVGLGAYVPSIEGLSYLQFIAPGLIASSAMWATASECTYDSFTRMRYQKVYHALIVTPISLEEIVLGEILFGTFKGVLYGTVILLVVAALGLVPSSWSLLVPPVLALSCFAFAELSMMWTGLVPKMETFSYYFTLVITPMFLFSGVFFPLQGMPSPTRQIAFFSPLYHAVELVRSLTLGQVTSILWVHILWLIGFAALFFYPPIYLLKRRLLK; encoded by the coding sequence GTGAGGTTAGAACTTTCCCACCGGACGTGGAAGGTTTTCTGGCGCAATTTCATAGTGTTCCGTAAGACGTGGCTGGCCAATATCATGTTTAACTTTATAGAGCCCCTTCTTTACTTAGGGGCCATGGGAGTAGGGCTGGGAGCCTATGTCCCTTCCATCGAGGGGTTAAGCTATCTCCAGTTTATAGCCCCTGGGCTCATCGCCTCTTCTGCCATGTGGGCCACAGCCTCGGAATGCACCTACGATAGCTTTACCCGGATGCGGTATCAAAAGGTTTACCACGCCCTGATCGTTACCCCCATCAGCCTGGAAGAGATCGTCTTAGGAGAGATACTTTTCGGCACTTTTAAAGGGGTTCTATATGGGACGGTAATCCTTTTGGTGGTGGCCGCCTTAGGTTTGGTCCCTTCTTCCTGGAGCCTTCTTGTCCCGCCTGTACTGGCCCTGTCTTGTTTTGCCTTCGCTGAGTTAAGTATGATGTGGACCGGGCTTGTGCCTAAAATGGAAACCTTTAGCTACTATTTTACTTTAGTAATCACTCCCATGTTCCTTTTCTCCGGGGTTTTCTTCCCCTTGCAGGGTATGCCTTCCCCTACCCGGCAGATAGCCTTTTTTTCTCCCCTATACCATGCTGTAGAGCTAGTCAGGTCCCTGACCCTGGGCCAAGTAACCAGCATCCTCTGGGTCCATATCCTATGGCTTATAGGCTTTGCCGCCCTTTTCTTTTATCCCCCCATATACCTGCTAAAGCGGAGGTTATTAAAATAA
- the thiD gene encoding bifunctional hydroxymethylpyrimidine kinase/phosphomethylpyrimidine kinase, protein MYKALTIAGSDSGGGAGLQADLKTFAALKVYGTSVITSVTAQNTRGVQGRYDIPAHFVAQQLDSVLGDIGADAVKTGMLANAEIVSTVATKLKEYGINRLVVDPVFVAKSGHFLLGPDAWEVLKEELFPLALVVTPNLDEAEALTGLSIQSEKDMVEAAQRIWDWGPKFVVVKGGHLAGEEAVDILFDGKEVLRFSSPRLLISNTHGTGCTFAAAITALLAKGWGVPEAVGRAKEYLRQAMIAGRPVGKGYGCLHHLAPYYSWEDD, encoded by the coding sequence ATGTATAAAGCTTTAACCATTGCCGGTTCAGATTCCGGAGGGGGAGCGGGTCTTCAGGCGGACCTTAAGACTTTTGCTGCCCTTAAGGTTTACGGCACTAGCGTCATTACCTCGGTGACAGCCCAAAACACCCGAGGAGTACAAGGAAGATACGATATACCAGCCCATTTTGTGGCCCAGCAGCTGGATTCCGTTTTAGGAGATATCGGTGCCGATGCTGTAAAGACAGGGATGCTGGCCAATGCTGAAATAGTAAGTACAGTTGCTACTAAGCTTAAAGAATATGGTATTAACAGGCTAGTAGTGGATCCCGTATTTGTGGCTAAGAGCGGCCACTTCCTCTTAGGTCCCGACGCTTGGGAAGTGCTAAAGGAAGAGCTTTTCCCCTTGGCCTTGGTAGTGACTCCCAACCTAGACGAGGCTGAGGCACTCACCGGTCTGTCCATCCAGAGCGAAAAGGACATGGTGGAGGCGGCCCAGCGCATATGGGATTGGGGACCTAAGTTTGTGGTAGTCAAGGGCGGGCATTTGGCGGGAGAAGAAGCCGTAGATATTTTGTTCGATGGGAAGGAAGTGCTGCGTTTTAGCAGCCCACGGCTACTTATATCTAATACCCACGGTACAGGGTGCACCTTTGCGGCTGCTATAACAGCTTTACTGGCTAAAGGGTGGGGGGTACCAGAAGCTGTGGGGAGAGCAAAAGAGTATCTCCGCCAGGCCATGATCGCCGGACGACCGGTGGGAAAAGGGTATGGCTGTCTTCATCATTTGGCGCCGTATTACTCTTGGGAAGATGATTAA
- a CDS encoding ABC transporter ATP-binding protein has protein sequence MSMCPDIVVEARGLVKSYNGIPAVKGINFVIKARECVGFLGPNGAGKTTTVKMIYCFLPLTAGELYVLGLDARHHQRAIKAQLGVVPQEDNLDPELTVKENLLLYASYFDLPSKVARQRAEELIAFIDLQEKADTRVEELSGGMKRRLAIARALLNNPKLLILDEPTTGLDPEARRLIWEKLRQLKERGVTLLLTTHYMEEAAYLCDRLLIMNEGRILAEGSPGKLVSQHIGQEVIELAPVKERWAEKITSALASKLTGYQLVGETLFLYTNDGRGIWQEMRKRHQYLHHQILRPATLEDVFLKLAGRGLTR, from the coding sequence ATGAGTATGTGTCCAGATATTGTAGTAGAAGCCAGAGGGCTAGTTAAATCTTACAATGGGATACCAGCGGTAAAGGGTATAAATTTTGTCATAAAAGCCCGGGAATGTGTTGGTTTCTTGGGACCCAATGGGGCCGGCAAAACCACCACAGTCAAAATGATCTATTGCTTTCTCCCACTTACCGCAGGAGAACTATACGTCTTAGGTCTTGATGCCCGCCATCATCAGCGGGCTATTAAGGCTCAGCTAGGAGTTGTCCCCCAGGAAGATAACCTGGACCCCGAACTTACCGTCAAGGAGAACTTGCTCCTTTATGCCAGCTATTTTGACTTGCCCAGCAAGGTGGCCCGGCAGAGGGCAGAAGAACTCATAGCCTTTATAGATTTACAGGAGAAAGCCGATACCAGAGTAGAAGAACTTTCCGGGGGTATGAAGCGCCGTCTGGCCATTGCCCGGGCATTGTTAAACAACCCTAAGCTCCTTATCCTTGATGAACCAACCACTGGCCTAGATCCCGAAGCCCGGCGCCTGATCTGGGAAAAGCTGCGCCAGCTTAAAGAGCGGGGGGTAACTCTCCTTTTGACCACCCATTATATGGAAGAGGCCGCTTATCTTTGCGATCGTCTTTTAATTATGAACGAAGGTCGGATTTTGGCCGAAGGATCACCGGGCAAGCTGGTTAGTCAGCATATAGGGCAGGAAGTAATAGAGCTGGCCCCTGTAAAGGAGCGCTGGGCGGAAAAAATCACTTCCGCTTTGGCCTCTAAACTTACAGGGTACCAGCTCGTGGGGGAAACTTTGTTTTTATATACCAATGATGGCCGCGGCATTTGGCAGGAGATGCGTAAACGTCACCAATATCTTCACCATCAAATACTGCGGCCAGCCACTTTGGAAGATGTTTTTTTGAAGCTTGCCGGCAGGGGGCTGACACGGTGA